In Toxoplasma gondii ME49 chromosome X, whole genome shotgun sequence, a single genomic region encodes these proteins:
- a CDS encoding hypothetical protein (encoded by transcript TGME49_226470), whose amino-acid sequence MNAPDRTRNTKVRRGSERSQLDSEVSSQSGDFETHRDFPRYNSLVDAQSATPVWSPQVARSASVTSFSTTSDASFRSDLAIPEERRLSQDAMSDDRGEDETEGGRRRLSCSSCEEAYANQHSVSPAVLAVSCKGGDEQNLVSHRRAETGAAVNQEHLDKSSHPKHLSLVCSAEGETHGCSEARLDAGLESGDEANPKHGAPTAHRQVPTVPVNESVLSQTPSSLPCHDVNPALTLTGTQRAHPLETWSSTSHSSTHVFDTLFHSDTTSTQASLYSSSSVGGYPDALSKEGGDEPVMASSLSEGRESSNIYQPSFGSARGSGVSALSILPHVSLPSVIASGASSSSSSASQACDESSSLPARDASAGTTPLSRGVRAEAERRRRLRRQQETRAMLLNSLKFTTSLQGDPGREWSSSFDEARRGGYAPSQASQAPGGSSLARGEDSKAADSDPTGSTISPLPLERANEDAREISGGGGGDERKEGRERGGASAFRQRGPAVVPHPKSPVTGSRRLPSVRFLLQALLRTKRTTRVGPGAPATSAVSGNVAGDSRALPGMSPYHGAASGWPETDSAGGSEGEADPGGRVATPSRAGVAGRHVLGLADRRTLSRSDAGGWLGNPSESSRLLLDSDDAETTTSASTLTVKKSATTASWQAALCYSTRQYSSLDVTNLVFYSRMAALFEAHWATIHPLECVVRRAPDEEFPLASWTKQERRWRAERRRTEDGLTSYSTGKGLQGRRERRELATERGRKDGPLHDEHDIDFKTKHGSALVPFVSLSYLIPCFMLRAFRKLLINRTLLKEMMAEFRLSTRRTGELRLSSLLDETNISVEQNIDARHPRAPCGDAEPLNARDAAAGFDAEARGFSGASATHRTGESGDSADNARVQQVSDRTEGTSAASVSFPGHAAASSAYSSPVFEKRNDNYSVPRTPPRCPTPTISVPIEPGGRGSSSPSPTYGSPVLVGSPLPTSPSNRLPNPLNLRLRGSRFFAPPSDPNSPPAHVRPSSPVAAMSDYSSSAQTQASPSPSVHFTSTTASSARPPTTTTASAPHQVLHLYLCCGGKDMLALDWLPFISRFLHYSLSVKVKNMHSRAADAAAAAAAVAAAFSAHAATLDREAALAGAAAAAAAAATAAEEEINRTSSESEDETSRNDTDSDTSEEREERKETQMEHVTGKATTGHGGVTRAEEPTLTTPEVSRDKGTGDGGRLAHSGPKRHTDEVRRRERGEEGRKVTSFPGKHRRHSLFTPAAAAAAAAEKRWRHSILLESEDNEGGGTQTLGLGCEKLVGTKDTNGERVRTGRTASVPCISGAQQVRPRDREEDTRQMPLPHQRRRISQCTAEEFAGLAAAAVRSMQKKETENSEQQHTLESRLFHLSSFPLPGERTPHVGPNRDDVLPVRRRAPPSPHVSLTSLSDLPHGDQPSRPTVPDDQNKQECKVSPPGELLQGHVGTLDPVARDTKRQHDQGDQAKKTDLSCASPISTESRSVPGTKSNSVTRNYASPFSLPRSSSSPSQTHRLLWSFPSAPLGSSSPFSSPPGGPAATPFLASSLPWWTIKEVEVPILVYMNAAFVLIDYPGYGGSTGSPTPAGCVAAALRSLNVAIFHLKKQRGEEVRIQISVLGYSLGCAVALRAARVICRQLLHRNEEAQKRERRERRAAKERRRRHGGEKDRSKSMCKVDPSGRVTERQTARREAGQIGESVGQSRICCEEIDAKPQRGNQVGTGGEPRPARVPVCSSLFAGGSQNTESSAAADPQDASCTTPESTSLRDAPRTEALSDPLSSSQSPFPSPFGNISADSPRESPGSTSSFPCSGVASRLHGTTMALQATTPHSAAASSSADKGEAPPQAAVSPSSLCGRGSVDATSSSMPSRWHFRKALSRATEEAAERGRSKGEGHEADAENKCERDTEGVPPLRRLQEYLGRRIKEAESSDTGGGGRRNVDAKKRDREGERRGDEARPKCGRGKSDRFGSARGQPVSDSSYDPQVAAVEKQEGTEHDDGQERSRNAVDTRFAGGHGDQRHTESLHFAAPRLGCEENTSLPYALSPRASPVFPSFVVGSSGMFPSSSSLRGGDASEGQATEDIQSGRNAVEAAGGIGGQLPEGKVVAGRDREDACASHEGSDDRSDIHGGGAEAEPEIKRGIPDFISELLPYRGDTCSSSSSPSDHLPGEFRLSPDHHRSPTITLNTLFPSTSGSASAVASPSPSFPPSTHVAEPHHVARALSMPAVPEGSEVNASATALLAQPPGTLERTPGLPRASSKLPRSTSSGLARPVPPPRLSSYSSNISTSTGSGLASAVSSVGAGCPGDRPPARARTLVSPDELESLRTAVSHYLDGRTRRRANTGAEVPRVIKADGVESKVHEGNHGNRDHRRDKDGDSEDVQAPPRCTTGSFMAATSISRRRSKGAADPLGVPPSREDANMHFARRVESATREAERPATIRGSGGERGFADPNIDPKGGEASQGRGNVRSRELNVEVSCDSGQKTDLSRHKRQTNDNQSSSGNGRRQSSPAPSSRVSSVTPINHDTPFPSSSSATDGNGEESAAIDSSGSSFHSSSEDSSSDKEDDGIFSEHLDEAYALPTDFAEFRRLVLVAPFTSTADCAAHYLSLPWGVHGIFEAFISYIQDECTRWDNMACMRSLCRIFDANPKLFAGVGLYIFHGRDDRIVPLAMGQALADTALNFSSCIHSHSAMKARSQSSARIAPSEREQEEEGRRRQKEDQDVGSVKSKTKRNERVEGTVSDSSGDEANRRRTRPRERPSSASSCSTTSNRDEPSVSVFSPAPMHPISASSLVAAGEGGGKGRRDFHVIRTERDFLEVLELSDQRRQASRTTSDDQTWVDVEATEGKTDLQASYGESVGPGQRPSTGSEPEHVRVSGISRLSVISSREPSEVVGGSSVDRRGTRHSRSENQKGEEAPRTPLIRISSFPYSSSQTTGCVISRDGGTPSEDAACLQSASRVPPDWKSASASALHSTPAGVSDDPLEGVRGGPEGREPTGESNDCDATQCRDQEAVEAVPQEIPTIQTKAPLLAVASLSPASYGTKIARMDEHKIMSRRCNKDDPTTIRLPGSTSSSPPPEQLHCEASVSVRICGGQGEMHGDSEARARTQMVDRTKEGDEMKGNSRRGTLRASSSSLHPDEPRRRSSVGRRDTGRRESADQFCPLCALGPHAELVDVSNADHRTICSSPAHQKKIFAALYDDDIVHVIC is encoded by the exons ATGAACGCACCAGACCGAACGCGAAACACTAAGGTGAGGCGTGGCTCTGAGCGGAGCCAACTAGATTCAGAAGTGTCTAGCCAAAGCGGAGACTTCGAGACACATCGAGATTTTCCGCGCTATAATTCTCTGGTCGACGCCCAGAGTGCAACCCCGGTGTGGTCTCCGCAGGTTGCGCGAAGTGCCAGCGTCACGAGCTTCAGTACCACCAGCGACGCGTCTTTTCGTTCAGACTTGGCCATTCCAGAGGAGCGGCGTTTGTCTCAAGATGCAATGAGCGACGACAGAGGGGAAGATGAGACGGAGGGAGGTAGACGACGCCTCTCCTGTTCCTCATGCGAGGAGGCATACGCAAACCAgcattctgtctctcctgccgtTTTGGCTGTGTCATGTAAGGGTGGCGATGAGCAGAACCTGGTAAGCCACCGAAGGGCAGAAACTGGCGCTGCAGTTAACCAGGAACATTTGGATAAATCGTCGCATCCCAAGCATTTATCACTCGTCTGTTCTGCCGAAGGGGAAACACACGGGTGTTCTGAAGCCCGCCTTGACGCCGGCCTCGAAAGTGGAGATGAAGCAAACCCCAAACACGGAGCTCCCACCGCGCACCGGCAGGTTCCCACTGTGCCTGTCAACGAGAGTGTCCTTTCACAGacgccttcgtcgcttccttGTCATGATGTGAACCCGGCACTTACCCTCACCGGGACCCAAAGGGCGCACCCTTTGGAGACTTGGAGCTCCACGTCACACTCAAGTACCCACGTTTTCGACACATTATTTCACTCCGACACCACTTCCACACAGGCGTCTCTCTACTCTTCCTCATCAGTCGGCGGTTATCCAGACGCGCTGTCAAAAGAGGGGGGTGATGAGCCTGTGATGGCAAGTTCGTTGTCTGAGGGCCGGGAGTCAAGTAACATTTATCAACCCTCGTTCGGCTCAGCACGTGGCAgtggcgtctctgctttgtctATCCTGCCACATGTatcgcttccttctgtcATTGCGTCTggggcttcttcctcctcctcttcggctTCCCAGGCTTGTGACGAGTCCTCTTCCTTGCCAGCCCGCGACGCGTCCGCGGGTACGACTCCGCTTTCGAGAGGCGTCCgggcagaagccgagagaaggcgacggctcCGGAGGCAACAGGAGACGCGGGCGATGCTCCTCAACAGTCTGAAGTTCACAACGTCTCTTCAAGGAGACCCAGGCCGGGAGTGGAGTTCGAGTTTCGATGAAGCGCGCAGGGGAGGCTATGCTCCTTCGCAAGCGTCACAAGCGCCCGGAGGGTCAAGTTTGGCACGCGGAGAAGACTCAAAGGCTGCAGACTCGGACCCGACGGGCAGCACGATTTCACCACTTCCGCTTGAGAGGGCAAACGAAGATGCACGGGAAATCTCGGGAGGTGGCGGAGGCGACGAGCGCAAAGAAGGACGCGAACGCGGCGGAGCATCTGCTTTTAGGCAAAGGGGGCCGGCGGTCGTACCACATCCGAAAAGTCCGGTGACAGGGTCGCGCCGGCTTCCATcagttcgctttcttctccaggcaCTCTTACGGACGAAGCGCACCACCCGTGTGGGCCCTGGAGCCCCAGCGACGTCCGCCGTGTCGGGGAATGTGGCCGGAGACAGCCGGGCCTTACCAGGCATGTCGCCATACCATGGGGCTGCCAGCGGCTGGCCGGAGACAGATTCAGCCGGTGGATCGGAAGGCGAGGCTGATCCAGGGGGACGAGTGGCAACACCCAGTCGCGCAGGTGTGGCCGGGAGACATGTGCTTGGTTTGGCAGACCGACGTACACTCTCGCGCAGCGATGCTGGCGGTTGGCTGGGCAACCCGAGCGAGTCATCTCGGCTGCTCCTCGATTCCGACGACGCGGAAACGACCACTTCAGCGAGCACGTTGACGGTGAAGAAGTCTGCGACCACAGCTTCGTGGCAAGCGGCACTGTGTTATAGCACAAGGCAGTACTCGTCTCTCGATGTGACGAACTTGGTATTTTATTCCAGGATGGCAGCGCTTTTCGAGGCGCACTGGGCGACGATCCACCCTCTCGAGTGCGTCGTACGGAGGGCGCCTGACGAAGAGTTCCCCTTGGCGTCGTGGACCAAACAGGAAAGACGCTGGCGtgcagagcgacgaagaactgAGGATGGTCTCACATCCTATTCAACAGGAAAAGGTCTGCAGGGAAGGAGGGAAAGACGCGAGCTAGCGACGGAAAGGGGCCGTAAAGACGGCCCCCTGCATGATGAGCATGACATCGATTTCAAAACCAAACACGGATCCGCTTTGGTTCCGTTCGTATCTCTATCCTACCTGATACCCTGCTTCATGTTACGTGCATTTCGGAAGCTATTGATCAATCGAACACTGTTGAAGGAGATGATGGCAGAGTTTAGACTCAGCACGCGCCGGACAGGAGAACTGCGACtatcttctctcctcgatgAAACCAACATTTCAGTCGAGCAGAATATAGATGCCCGGCACCCACGGGCGCCGTGTGGAGACGCCGAGCCTTTGAATGCACGGGATGCGGCTGCAGGCTTCGATGCGGAGGCTAGGGGTTTCTCTGGGGCGTCTGCCACACACAGGAcaggagaaagcggagactCAGCGGACAACGCGCGCGTGCAACAGGTGTCGGATCGGACGGAGGGAACGAGTGCTGCTAGCGTAAGCTTTCCAGGCCACGCCGCGGCCTCGTCTGCGTACTCGTCACCGGTGTTCGAGAAACGGAACGACAACTACAGCGTACCGCGAACTCCCCCTAGGTGTCCCACGCCCACCATCTCGGTGCCGATCGAACCAGGTGGACGAGGGTCCTCGTCGCCATCTCCCACATATGGCTCTCCGGTTTTGGTTGGCTCCCCTCTTCCAACCTCTCCATCGAACCGCCTTCCAAACCCACTGAACCTGCGTCTTCGTGGCAGCCGCTTTTTCGCCCCTCCATCTGACCCTAACTCTCCACCGGCACACGTTCGTCCTTCCAGCCCCGTTGCTGCGATGTCGGACTACTCGTCGTCTGCACAGACGCAGGCatctccctcgccttctgtgcACTTCACCTCGACAACGGCCTCGTCTGCCCGACCTCCGACAACCACCACCGCCTCTGCCCCGCATCAAGTCCTCCATCTGTACCTTTGCTGCGGCGGCAAGGACATGCTTGCTCTGGACTGGTTACCGTTTATAAGTCGCTTCCTGCATTACTCACTCTCCGTGAAAGTAAAAAATATGCACTCGCGAGCCGCGGACGCTGCCGCCGCAGCAGCGGCCGTCGCTGCCGCCTTCAGCGCCCATGCCGCTACTCTCGACCGCGAGGCGGCCCTCGCCGGGGCAGCtgcggctgcagctgctgccgcaACTGCTGCCGAAGAGGAGATCAACCGGACGAGCAGCGAAAGTGAGGACGAGACGTCGAGGAATGACACAGACAGTGACACCAgtgaggagagggaggaaaggaaggaaactcAAATGGAGCATGTGACGGGGAAAGCAACCACGGGTCACGGGGGGGTCACAAGAGCGGAGGAACCGACGCTTACCACCCCAGAAGTGTCAAGAGACAAAGGCACTGGCGACGGAGGTAGGTTGGCGCACTCAGGTCCCAAGCGCCATACGGACGAGGTGAGGCGCCGCGAGAggggcgaggaaggcaggaAGGTTACGTCGTTCCCggggaaacacagaaggcATTCGCTTTTCACtcctgcagctgccgcagcTGCGGCAGCTGAAAAAAGATGGAGACATTCTATTCTCTTGGAGAGCGAGGACAACGAAGGGGGGGGCACACAGACCCTCGGATTGGGATGCGAGAAGCTGGTAGGCACAAAAGATACGAATGGCGAGAGGGTAAGAACGGGACGAACAGCGAGTGTTCCGTGTATATCGGGTGCACAGCAGGTGCGACCGCGCGACCgtgaagaagacacaagGCAAATGCCCCTACCGCATCAGAGACGAAGGATTAGTCAGTGTACCGCTGAGGAATTTGCTGGACTGGCTGCTGCCGCAGTGAGAAGtatgcagaaaaaagagacggaaAATAGCGAACAGCAACATACTCTGGAGAGTCGGCTGTTccatctctcctctttcccgCTCCCTGGCGAGCGTACGCCTCATGTTGGACCAAACAGAGATGATGTGCTTCCCGTTCGACGGCGCGCACCCCCGTCTCCTCACGTTTCCTTGACGTCGTTGTCGGATTTGCCCCACGGTGACCAACCTTCGAGACCCACAGTGCCGGACGATCAGAATAAGCAAGAATGCAAAGTCTCTCCTCCGGGCGAGTTGCTGCAAGGCCATGTAGGAACACTCGATCCCGTTgcaagagacacgaagaggcAGCATGATCAGGGAGACcaagcgaagaaaactgaTCTCAGTTGCGCCTCCCCCATTAGCACTGAATCCCGTTCTGTGCCTGGCACAAAATCAAATTCAGTGACCCGAAACTATGCTTCACCGTTTTCGCTCCCtcgttcgtcgtcttcgccaTCGCAGACTCACCGTCTTTTGTGGTCGTTCCCTTCTGCACCTCTCGGTTCCTCTTCGCCCTTTTCGTCGCCACCGGGAGGCCCCGCGGCGACTCCATTTCTTGCTTCGTCGCTTCCGTGGTGGACCATAAAAGAGGTCGAGGTGCCCATTCTCGTGTACATGAACGCAGCATTTGTCTTAATCGACTATCCGGGGTACGGCGGCAGCACAGGGTCGCCTACGCCGGCGGGGTGCGTAGCGGCGGCCTTGCGGAGTCTGAATGTCGCGATCTTTCatctgaagaagcagcgagggGAAGAAGTGAGGATCCAGATCTCCGTTCTCGGGTACTCGCTTGGGTGTGCCGTTGCCCTGAGAGCAGCGCGGGTCATATGCCGGCAACTGTTGCATCGAAATGAGGAGGCTCAGAAGCGGGAAAGgcgcgagcgaagagcggCGAAAGAACGGCGCAGACGCCacggcggagagaaagacaggagcAAAAGTATGTGTAAGGTCGACCCCTCAGGAAGGGTAACAGAACGGCAAACGGCACGTCGAGAAGCCGGACAAATCGGAGAAAGTGTAGGCCAGTCTCGGATTTGTTGTGAGGAAATTGATGCTAAGCCGCAGAGAGGGAACCAGGTGGGTACGGGCGGGGAACCCCGTCCAGCACGGGTGCCGGTTTGCTCGTCATTGTTCGCGGGTGGCAGCCAGAATACAGAGAGTTCTGCAGCAGCGGATCCTCAAGATGCAAGCTGCACAACCCCTGAGAGTACCTCGCTTCGGGATGCACCGCGGACCGAAGCATTGTCAGATCCTCTGTCGTCCTCTCAGTCACCGTTCCCTTCCCCTTTTGGGAATATCTCCGCGGATTCTCCTAGAGAGTCCCCGGGTTCCACAAGTTCGTTTCCATGCTCGGGTGTGGCTTCCCGCTTGCACGGAACGACGATGGCTCTCCAGGCGACTACTCCGCATTCTGCGGCGGCGTCATCGTCGGCTGACAAGGGCGAAGCGCCCCCTCAGGCAGCTGTgtcgccgtcgtctctgtgtggTCGCGGCTCTGTCGATGCTACCAGCTCGAGTATGCCGTCCCGTTGGCATTTCCGTAAAGCACTTTCGAGGGCAactgaagaagctgcagaacggggaagaagcaagGGTGAGGGACACGaggcagatgcagagaacaAATGCGAACGTGATACCGAGGGCGTGCCGCCGTTGCGTCGCTTGCAGGAATATCTTGGTCGAAGGAtaaaggaggcagagagcagcgacaCAGGAGGAGGGGGAAGGCGAAATGTAGatgcgaagaaacgagacagagaaggcgagagaagaggggacgAGGCACGTCCAAAGTGTGGAAGGGGGAAAAGCGACAGGTTTGGATCCGCGCGCGGACAACCTGTCTCAGATTCGTCATACGACCCGCAGGTTGCAGCCGtggaaaaacaagaaggaaCGGAACATGACGACGGGCAGGAGAGGAGTCGGAATGCTGTGGATACACGCTTTGCTGGGGGGCACGGTGATCAGCGTCATACAGAGAGCCTTCACTTCGCAGCCCCACGTCTGGGCTGTGAGGAGAATACTTCGTTGCCGTATGCTTTGTCTCCCAGAGCCTCGCCAGTTTTTCCGTCTTTCGTGGTAGGCTCTTCGGGTATGTTTCCATCGTCCTCCTCGCTTAGAGGGGGTGACGCCTCTGAAGGCCAGGCCACCGAAGATATCCAGAGCGGTCGCAACGCTGTCGAAGCAGCAGGTGGCATTGGGGGACAACTGCCTGAAGGTAAAGTGGTAGCCGGACGCGATAGAGAGGATGCGTGTGCTTCTCATGAAGGATCCGACGATCGGTCGGATATCCACGGAGGCGGCGCAGAAGCTGAACCAGAAATCAAACGTGGCATCCCTGATTTCATCTCCGAGTTGCTTCCATACCGCGGCGACACGTGTTCATCGAGCTCGTCCCCATCTGACCACCTTCCAGGTGAGTTCCGTCTAAGTCCAGACCACCATCGATCCCCGACGATCACACTGAACACACTCTTCCCGTCGACCTCCGGTTCTGCTTCGGCAGTGGCCTCTCCCTCCCCATCCTTTCCCCCATCGACTCATGTGGCTGAGCCGCACCATGTGGCGCGGGCTTTGAGTATGCCGGCAGTTCCAGAGGGATCGGAGGTCAATGCTTCAGCGACGGCGCTCCTGGCTCAACCCCCTGGCACGCTGGAAAGAACACCCGGGCTTCCGCGGGCGTCATCCAAACTTCCGAGATCTACATCGTCCGGTTTGGCGCGACCTGTGCCTccgcctcgcctttcctcgtATTCGTCAAATATCTCGACGTCTACCGGGTCTGGGCTggcttctgctgtctcgtcCGTGGGAGCAGGTTGTCCAGGCGACAGACCTCCCGCGAGGGCACGCACGCTCGTGTCTCCGGACGAGCTGGAGTCGCTCCGCACTGCTGTCAGTCATTATTTGGATGGGCGCACGAGGCGCCGAGCAAACACCGGGGCGGAGGTCCCGCGGGTAATAAAAGCAGATGGGGTGGAAAGCAAGGTCCATGAGGGGAACCACGGAAATCGGGACCATCGACGCGACAAGGATGGGGACTCGGAAGATGTCCAGGCTCCGCCCCGTTGCACAACTGGGTCGTTCATGGCTGCCACGTCAATAAGCCGACGACGATCAAAAGGAGCGGCAGACCCTCTTGGGGTACCTCCATCGCGTGAGGACGCGAACATGCACTTCGCTCGGCGTGTCGAATCTGCGACTagggaagccgagagacCCGCAACGATCAGAGGAagcggtggagagagagggttTGCAGATCCAAACATCGACCCGAAAGGCGGGGAGGCATCACAGGGTCGGGGTAATGTGCGTAGCCGTGAGTTGAATGTGGAGGTATCATGCGATTCTGGCCAGAAAACAGATCTGTCTAGGCACAAAAGGCAGACTAACGACAACCAATCCAGTTCGGGCAACGGCAGGCGCCAGTCGTCacctgctccttcttcgcgtgtGTCATCTGTTACGCCTATCAACCATGACACTCCATTTCCCTCCTCATCGTCCGCGACAGACGGGAACGGCGAAGAGTCTGCGGCTATCGACTCTTCTGGATCGTCGTTTCACTCTTCTTCGGAAGACTCATCATCGGACAAAGAGGACGACGGCATATTCAGCGAGCACTTAGACGAGGCCTACGCACTCCCTACTGATTTCGCGGAGTTCCGCCGCTTGGTTCTCGTCGCTCCCTTCACCTCAACTGCAGACTGTGCGGCGCACTACCTCAGTTTGCCATGGGGCGTCCACGGCATTTTCGAGGCGTTTATATCCTACATTCAGGACGAGTGCACCCGGTGGGATAATATGGCTTGCATGCGGAGTTTGTGTCGTATTTTTGATGCGAACCCCAAGCTTTTCGCCGGTGTAGGCCTTTACATTTTCCACGGAAGGGACGACCGAATCGTCCCCCTTGCTATGGGGCAGGCCCTAGCCGATACCGCTCTCAACTTCTCGTCGTGCATCCATTCTCACAGCGCTATGAAAGCGCGATCGCAGAGCAGCGCCCGCATCGCACctagcgagagagaacaggaggaagaaggcagacggcGACAGAAGGAGGATCAGGACGTGGGAAGCGTAAAGTcgaaaacgaaacgaaaTGAGCGGGTAGAAGGCACCGTGTCTGACAGCAGTGGCGACGAGGCAAACCGCCGCAGAACTCGACCTCGCGAGCGCCCGTCGTCTGCGTCATCATGTTCGACGACATCGAACAGAGACGAACCAtccgtctctgtgttttcacCCGCTCCAATGCATCCAATATCTGCTTCCTCCCTCGTGGCTGctggcgaaggcggcggcaaAGGCCGACGTGACTTTCATGTAATCAGAACGGAAAGAGATTTTCTAGAAGTGCTGGAGCTCAGCGACCAGCGACGGCAGGCCTCACGGACGACAAGCGACGACCAGACATGGGTCGATgtggaagcgacagaaggcaAAACGGATCTGCAGGCGTCGTATGGAGAATCTGTCGGTCCAGGCCAAAGACCGAGTACTGGTTCGGAGCCTGAGCATGTGAGAGTGAGTGGGATATCACGTTTGTCTGTTATTTCGTCTCGCGAGCCAAGTGAGGTTGTGGGAGGGAGTAGCGTTGATAGGCGTGGGACACGTCATTCGAGGAGCGAAAAtcagaaaggggaagaagcacCACGGACACCCTTGATTCGcatttcttcgtttccgtaTTCTTCATCGCAAACCACAGGGTGTGTGATTTCTCGTGATGGCGGCACACCCTCCGAAGATGCGGCCTGCCTCCAGTCTGCTTCTAGGGTGCCACCAGACTGGAAGTCAGCGTCAGCTTCTGCACTTCACTCGACGCCCGCAGGTGTTTCGGATGACCCACTGGAAGGTGTTAGGGGAGGACCAGAAGGCCGAGAGCCCACAGGAGAAAGCAACGATTGTGATGCAACACAATGCCGAGACCAAGAAGCAGTTGAAGCCGTGCCACAGGAAATCCCTACGATCCAGACTAAAGCTCCGCTTCTAGCTGTCGCTTCCCTCTCACCTGCGTCTTACGGGACCAAAATAGCGAGAATGGACGAGCACAAGATCATGTCGCGAAGATGCAATAAGGATGACCCCACCACAATACGACTGCCGGGAAGCACATCGTCTTCCCCGCCGCCGGAGCAATTGCATTGCGAAGCCTCGGTGTCAGTGCGAATATGCGGCGGGCAGGGGGAGATGCACGGTGACAGTGAAGCGAGGGCGCGGACGCAGATGGTGGACAGAACTAAGGAAGGGGACGAAATGAAGGGAAACTCAAGACGAGGCACACTGAGGGcatcgtcttcgtcgcttcaTCCAGACGAACCCCGACGGCGCAGCAGCGTTGGACGCCGCGACACTGGAAGGCGCGAGTCAGCAGATCAATTTTGCCCGTTATGTGCCTTGGGGCCCCATGCAGAG CTTGTCGACGTGAGCAATGCAGACCACCGGACGATTTGCTCGTCGCCAGCCCACCAAAAGAAGATTTTCGCCGCGCTGTACGACGATGACATTGTCCACGTGATCTGCTGA